In the genome of Lynx canadensis isolate LIC74 chromosome F1, mLynCan4.pri.v2, whole genome shotgun sequence, one region contains:
- the LOC115505607 gene encoding rho guanine nucleotide exchange factor 2 isoform X8, translated as MPATKASRPRKPSSVQQQKAALLKNSTALQSVSLRSKTAPRERPSSAIYPSDSFRQSLLGSRRGRSSLSLAKSVSTTNIAGHFSDESPLGLRRILSQSTDSLNMRNRALSVESLIDEGAEVVYSELMSDFETDERDFAADSWSLAVDSSFLQQQKKEVMKQQDVIYELIQTELHHVRTLKIMTRLFRTGMLEELQLEPGVVQGLFPCVDELSDIHTRFLGQLLERRRQALCPGSTRNFVIHRLGDLLISQFSGASAEQMRKTYSEFCSRHTKALKLYKELYARDKRFQQFIRKVTRSAVLKRHGVQECVLLVTQRITKYPVLINRILQHSHGTEEERQDLSTALGLVKELLSNVDQDVHELEKGARLQEIYHRMDPRAQTPVPGKGPFGREELLRRRLIHDGCLLWKTATGRFKDVLMLLMTDVLVFLQEKDQKYIFPALDKPSVVSLQNLIVRDIANQEKGMFLISAAPPEMYEVHTASRDDRSTWIRVIQQSVRVCPSREDFPLIETEDEAYLRRIKTELRQKDRALVELLQEKVGLFAEMTHFQVEDDGGGVTLPTLPRGLFRSESLECPRGERLLQDAIREVEGLKDLLVGPGVELLLTPREPALPVDPDSGGSTSPGVTANGEARTFNGSIELCRADSDSSQKDRNGNQLRAPQEEALQRLVNLYGLLHGLQAAVAQQDTLMEARFPEGPERREKLTRANSRDGELGRSGPAPAAPDKQATELALLQRQHALLQEELRRCRRLGEERATEAGSLEARLRESEQARALLEREAEEARRQLAALGHSEPPPAEAPWARRPLDPRRRSLPAGDALYLSFTPPQPSRGHDRLDLSVTIRSIHRPFEDRERQELGSPEERLQDSSDPDTGSEEEGGSRLSPPHSPRDFTRMQDIPEETETRDGEPVASES; from the exons CAACAGAAAGCTGCCTTACTAAAGAACAGCACTGCCCTCCAGTCTGTTTCACTGCGCAGTAAGA CCGCCCCCCGGGAGCGGCCGAGCTCCGCCATCTACCCCTCTGACAGCTTCCGGCAGTCTCTGCTCGGCTCTCGCCGCGGCCGCTCCTCCCTGTCTTTAGCCAAGAGCGTCTCCACCACCAACATCGCTGG ACACTTCAGTGACGAGTCCCCCCTGGGGCTGCGCCGAATCCTGTCCCAGTCCACAGACTCCCTCAACATGCGCAACAGGGCCCTGTCCGTGGAGTCCCTCATCGATGAAG GTGCAGAGGTGGTCTACAGTGAgctgatgagtgattttgagacGGACGAGAGGGACTTTGCGGCCGACTCCTGGAGCCTAGCCGTGGACAGCAGCTTCTTGCAGCAGCAGAAGAAGGAGGTGATGAAACAGCAGGACGTCATCTATG AGCTCATTCAGACGGAGCTGCACCACGTGCGGACGCTGAAGATCATGACGCGCCTCTTCCGGACGGGGATGCTGGAAGAGCTGCAGCTGGAGCCCGGAGTGGTCCAGGGCCTGTTCCCTTGCGTGGACGAGCTCAGTGACATCCACACACGCTTCCTGGGCCAGCTGTTGGAGCGTCGGCGCCAAGCCCTGTGCCCCGGCAGCACCAGGAACTTCGTCATCCACCGCCTGGGGGACCTGCTCATCAGCCAG TTCTCAGGTGCCAGCGCAGAGCAGATGCGGAAGACCTACTCCGAGTTCTGCAGCCGCCACACCAAGGCCTTAAAGCTCTATAAGGAGCTGTATGCTCGGGACAAACGCTTCCAGCAGTTCATTCGG AAGGTGACGCGTTCGGCCGTGCTGAAGCGGCATGGGGTGCAGGAGTGCGTCCTGCTGGTGACCCAGCGCATCACCAAGTACCCGGTGCTCATCAATCGGATCCTCCAGCACTCCCACG GGACTGAGGAGGAGCGCCAGGACCTGAGCACAGCACTGGGGCTGGTGAAGGAGCTGCTATCCAACGTGGACCAGGACGTGCACGAGCTGGAGAAGGGAGCCCGCCTACAGGAGATCTACCACCGTATGGACCCCCGGGCCCAGACCCCCGTGCCTGGCAAGGGCCCGTTTGGCCGAGAGGAGCTTCTGAGGCGCAGGCTCATCCATGATGGTTGCTTGCTCTGGAAGACGGCGACGGGCCGCTTCAAAG ATGTGCTAATGCTGCTGATGACAGACGTACTGGTGTTCCTCCAGGAGAAGGACCAGAAGTACATCTTCCCTGCCCTG GACAAGCCCTCGGTGGTATCACTGCAGAATCTGATTGTACGGGACATCGCCAACCAGGAGAAAGGGATGTTTCTGATCAGCGCGGCACCCCCTGAGATGTATGAGGTCCACACAGCATCCCGGGATGACCGCAGCACCTGGATCCGAGTCATTCAGCAGAGCGTGcgcgt ATGCCCATCCAGAGAGGACTTCCCACTGATTGAGACAGAGGATGAGGCCTACCTACGTCGAATCAAGA CGGAGCTGCGACAGAAAGACCGGGCGCTGGTAGAGCTGCTACAAGAGAAGGTTGGGCTGTTCGCCGAGATGACCCATTTCCAGGTGGAAGATGATGGTGGCGGGGTGaccctgcccaccctgcccaggGGCCTTTTCCGCTCCGAGTCCCTGGAGTGCCCTCGCGGGGAGCGGCTGCTGCAGGATGCCATCCGTGAGG TGGAGGGCCTGAAGGACCTCCTGGTGGGGCCCGGCGTGGAGCTGCTCCTCACGCCCCGGGAACCAGCCTTGCCCGTGGACCCGGACAGCGGCGGGAGCACGAGTCCTGGGGTCACCGCCA ATGGTGAGGCCAGAACCTTCAATGGCTCGATTGAGCTCTGCAGAGCTGACTCCGACTCCAGCCAGAAG GATCGGAACGGAAATCAGCTGAGGGCTCCCCAGGAG GAAGCGTTACAGCGATTGGTCAATCTCTATGGACTTCTGCACGGTCTCCAG GCGGCTGTGGCCCAGCAGGACACCCTGATGGAAGCCCGCTTCCCCGAGGGCCCCGAGCGGCGGGAGAAGCTGACCCGAGCCAACTCCCGCGACGGGGAGCTCGGCCGCAGCGGGCCGGCCCCCGCGGCCCCCGACAAGCAGGCCACCGAGCTGGCCCTGCTGCAGCGTCAGCACGCGCTGCTGCAGGAGGAGCTGCGGCGCTGCCGGCGGCTGGGCGAGGAGCGCGCCACCGAGGCGGGCAGCCTGGAGGCCCGGCTCCGCGAGAGCGAGCAGGCCCGGGCCCTGCTGGAGCGCGAGGCCGAGGAGGCGCGCAGGCAGCTGGCCGCCTTGGGCCATAGCGAGCCCCCTCCGGCCGAGGCCCCCTGGGCCCGCAGGCCCCTGGACCCTCGGCGCCGCAGCCTCCCGGCCGGAGACGCCCTCTACCTGAGTTTCACGCCCCCGCAG CCCAGCCGAGGCCACGACCGCCTGGATTTGTCTGTGACCATTCGCTCTATCCATCGACCCTTTGAGGACCGAGAGAGGCAGGAGCTGGGCAGCCCCGAGGAGCGGCTGCAGGACAGCAGTGACCCCGACACGGGCAgcgaggaggaggggggcagccGCCTGTCCCCTCCCCATAGTCCGCGAG ACTTCACCCGAATGCAGGACATCCCGGAAGAGACAGAGACTCGCGACGGGGAGCCTGTGGCTTCAGAGAGCTAA